A window from Mesorhizobium sp. WSM2240 encodes these proteins:
- a CDS encoding M23 family metallopeptidase, with amino-acid sequence MQDIDDAIAELGNEPPLIADGRSGPPDRREVSARWLSGTFLTGVTSSVLMGVALFAALDGREQLATPPEIADLVLVKRGGDHQGEKAKTGRLVPQRQIARAKDRRRMEVSMVSREGDRDVIRTMPFVQIKMALAAGHKTTRSYPDFDPLEVFAEDGAALTASATTGQIYGIKVESEMSLKTVDFPIETAAFDERSGLSAKEVEQVVRETGSILTDGAIQVAALHYIDPQRFGDSLATQTLTASYGVRIVPENVSVWPREGTDETALAYAEEIIPFNEDREILSAFADSGYVGEDATGMAEAIGKIMNATVLKAGTVLRVELEVRGDRARVVRTSVYDRTQHIVTIALNDRNQFVTTVEPEPNPALLTAFDDTPPVAVRGNLPTVYDGIYRAAYAYGMSSDMTKKLIKLLASDVDFQSRLNPADRIEVFFSQPDGDDLMSEDSELLYVSATLGGNTRNFYRFKTSDGSIDYFDQDGRSAKQFLLRNPVPNGRFTSGFGGRRHPVLGYSKMHTGVDWAAPRGTPIIASGNGVVEKAGWAGGYGRQTIIRHANGYETSYNHQSAVAKDIKPGAKVRQGQVIGYVGSTGLVTGNHLHYELMVNGRKVDPMRVRLPVGRILKGKDLETFEKERKRIDDLLKEERDPLKVASAKAEG; translated from the coding sequence ATGCAAGACATCGACGATGCCATAGCCGAACTCGGCAACGAGCCGCCGCTGATTGCCGATGGGCGCAGCGGGCCGCCCGATCGTCGGGAGGTCTCGGCGCGCTGGCTGTCGGGAACCTTCCTGACCGGGGTGACCTCGAGCGTGCTCATGGGGGTCGCGCTGTTTGCCGCGCTCGACGGGCGCGAGCAGCTCGCCACGCCGCCCGAGATCGCCGACCTCGTGCTCGTCAAGCGCGGTGGCGACCATCAGGGCGAGAAAGCCAAGACCGGCAGGCTGGTCCCGCAGCGCCAGATAGCCAGGGCCAAGGACCGCCGGCGCATGGAAGTGTCGATGGTAAGCCGCGAAGGCGACCGCGATGTCATCCGCACCATGCCCTTCGTCCAGATCAAGATGGCTTTGGCGGCCGGACACAAGACCACGCGCAGCTATCCCGACTTCGATCCGCTCGAGGTCTTCGCCGAGGATGGCGCCGCGCTTACCGCCTCCGCCACCACCGGTCAGATCTACGGCATCAAGGTCGAGAGCGAGATGAGCCTCAAGACCGTCGATTTCCCGATCGAGACCGCCGCCTTCGACGAACGGAGCGGCCTCTCGGCCAAGGAAGTCGAGCAGGTCGTCCGGGAAACCGGGTCGATCCTGACCGACGGCGCCATCCAGGTCGCCGCGCTGCACTATATCGACCCGCAGCGATTCGGCGATTCGCTCGCCACCCAGACGCTGACCGCCTCTTACGGAGTGCGGATCGTGCCGGAAAACGTTTCGGTCTGGCCGCGGGAGGGAACCGACGAGACCGCGCTTGCCTATGCCGAGGAGATCATCCCGTTCAACGAGGACCGCGAAATTCTCTCCGCATTCGCCGATTCGGGTTATGTCGGCGAGGATGCGACCGGCATGGCCGAGGCGATCGGCAAGATCATGAACGCGACGGTCCTGAAGGCCGGCACGGTGCTGCGGGTCGAACTCGAGGTCCGTGGCGACCGGGCGCGGGTGGTGCGGACGAGCGTATACGACCGGACGCAGCATATCGTGACGATCGCGCTCAACGACCGGAACCAGTTCGTAACGACAGTTGAGCCCGAGCCCAACCCGGCGCTGCTGACGGCGTTCGACGATACGCCGCCGGTCGCGGTCCGGGGCAATCTGCCGACCGTCTATGATGGCATATACCGCGCGGCTTACGCCTACGGCATGTCCAGCGACATGACGAAGAAGCTGATCAAGCTCCTCGCCTCCGATGTCGACTTCCAGTCGCGGCTCAATCCCGCCGACCGCATCGAGGTCTTCTTCTCCCAGCCCGACGGCGACGATCTGATGTCGGAGGATTCCGAGCTGCTCTACGTGTCGGCCACGTTAGGCGGCAATACGCGCAACTTCTACCGCTTCAAGACCTCAGACGGCAGCATCGACTATTTCGACCAGGACGGCCGCAGCGCCAAGCAATTCCTGCTGCGCAATCCGGTGCCCAATGGCCGCTTCACTTCCGGTTTCGGCGGCCGCCGCCATCCCGTTCTGGGCTATTCGAAAATGCACACCGGCGTGGACTGGGCGGCGCCGCGCGGCACTCCGATCATTGCCTCGGGCAACGGCGTCGTCGAAAAAGCCGGATGGGCCGGCGGCTATGGCCGCCAGACCATCATCCGCCACGCCAACGGCTACGAGACCTCCTACAACCACCAGAGCGCGGTGGCCAAGGACATCAAGCCTGGCGCCAAAGTCCGCCAGGGCCAGGTCATCGGTTATGTCGGGTCGACCGGCCTGGTGACGGGCAACCATCTGCACTACGAACTGATGGTCAACGGCCGCAAGGTCGATCCCATGCGGGTCAGGCTGCCGGTCGGCCGCATTCTGAAGGGCAAGGACCTCGAGACGTTCGAGAAGGAACGCAAGCGCATCGACGATCTGCTCAAGGAAGAGCGCGATCCGCTCAAGGTGGCGAGCGCCAAGGCCGAGGGCTGA
- a CDS encoding MFS transporter: MRSPCEAHEGAVPQTAAPPDDGTFCPRERRRYVLVAAILASSLGFIDGSVVAIAIPAMRSNLGATLIEAQWISNAYALTLSALILAGGAAGDKFGLRHTLIVGIALFIGASMVCAIAPDALFLIVARAVQGVGAAIMVPGSLAIIAKSYPKKERGRAIGIWAAASALTTALGPVIGGVLLSSFDDGVWRWIFAVNLPLGGLAIYFLAAKVPADAPGETRTLDLGGAALATASLGALAYGFTVFGTASLLHSTAGVAAGFLAMAAFLVWERRQKEPMVDLGLFASRSFSGANIATFFLYFALSAVLFYLPMLLIAGWGLSEAATGFIFLPLSLAIALLSGPVGKASDSIGPRLPIAAGSLVVAAAFAGLALLTGGGVHSFWFGIFPLMALMGLGMALVVSPLSTAIMTAVEDSETGAASGINNAVARMAGLFAVAAMGVVAALRYASLAGEGAGAVSSFGEEPASALPAEVESVRLAASDAAFAAVAWVTAVLCVLSALTAWMTVPGSGRTESAEDAASPASSE; this comes from the coding sequence ATGCGATCGCCTTGCGAAGCACATGAGGGCGCTGTCCCGCAGACGGCAGCTCCGCCCGACGACGGTACATTCTGCCCGCGGGAGCGCCGCCGCTACGTGCTGGTCGCAGCGATTCTCGCTTCCTCCCTCGGCTTCATCGACGGGTCGGTGGTGGCCATCGCCATTCCGGCGATGCGCAGCAATCTCGGCGCCACGCTCATCGAGGCGCAGTGGATTTCCAACGCTTATGCGCTGACGCTGTCGGCGCTGATCCTCGCCGGCGGGGCCGCGGGCGACAAGTTCGGCCTGCGTCACACGCTGATCGTCGGGATCGCGCTGTTCATCGGCGCTTCGATGGTCTGCGCGATCGCTCCGGACGCATTGTTCCTGATCGTCGCGCGCGCCGTACAAGGGGTTGGCGCGGCAATCATGGTGCCCGGCAGCCTTGCGATCATCGCGAAATCCTATCCGAAGAAGGAGCGCGGCCGCGCAATCGGCATATGGGCGGCGGCTTCGGCGCTCACTACGGCGCTCGGGCCGGTGATCGGCGGCGTGCTGCTTTCGTCTTTCGACGACGGGGTCTGGCGCTGGATATTCGCGGTGAACCTGCCGCTCGGCGGGTTGGCGATCTATTTCCTCGCGGCAAAGGTGCCGGCGGATGCGCCCGGCGAAACGCGCACCCTGGATCTCGGCGGCGCGGCGCTCGCCACTGCCTCGCTCGGCGCGCTTGCCTACGGCTTCACCGTTTTCGGCACGGCGAGCCTGCTGCATTCCACAGCCGGGGTCGCGGCCGGCTTCCTGGCCATGGCGGCGTTCCTCGTCTGGGAACGGCGGCAGAAGGAGCCGATGGTCGATCTCGGATTGTTCGCCAGCCGATCGTTTTCGGGAGCAAATATCGCGACATTCTTCCTCTACTTCGCGCTTTCGGCAGTCCTGTTCTATCTGCCGATGCTGCTGATCGCGGGATGGGGTTTGAGCGAGGCGGCGACCGGTTTTATTTTCCTGCCGCTCTCGCTGGCCATCGCGCTTCTTTCAGGACCGGTCGGAAAGGCGTCGGACAGCATCGGGCCGCGTCTGCCCATAGCTGCCGGCAGCCTGGTGGTGGCGGCCGCCTTTGCAGGCCTTGCGCTTCTCACTGGTGGAGGGGTCCACAGCTTCTGGTTCGGCATTTTCCCGCTGATGGCGCTGATGGGTCTTGGCATGGCACTTGTCGTCTCGCCGCTGTCGACAGCAATCATGACCGCCGTCGAGGACAGCGAAACCGGGGCGGCTTCGGGCATCAACAATGCGGTGGCCCGCATGGCCGGGCTGTTTGCTGTCGCGGCGATGGGCGTCGTCGCCGCGCTTCGCTATGCATCCCTGGCAGGCGAGGGCGCCGGCGCTGTTTCGAGCTTTGGCGAGGAACCGGCGAGCGCGCTTCCGGCAGAGGTTGAGAGTGTCCGGCTCGCCGCAAGCGATGCCGCCTTCGCGGCTGTTGCCTGGGTCACCGCCGTGCTCTGCGTTCTCTCGGCCTTGACCGCCTGGATGACGGTGCCCGGAAGCGGTCGTACCGAAAGCGCCGAGGATGCGGCCAGTCCAGCTTCGTCGGAGTGA
- a CDS encoding L,D-transpeptidase, which produces MLGKVFMLSALVAGLSASGALASQTAGAAHGAGQAVASQSEDILLAQAGDVEVFYDGNGNRVIIDAYTGEIIAVQPPRRVRPMNRQAQRRALRLRELDREERYYLDDPEDMERLRRRKLGDYRILPPPVDEYDYPDAREPFVDEFPPPPRRRTLPELREQPPRVVERKPVERAPLNEPADPSASGETIVVDPAAPPPMNFTAREDVAGIQVLMDRTGASPGVIDGKFGSNVDKAFDAYREITGTNLRSTDSAGIKAALAATGGDPFTTYTITAADAAGPFVASVPEDYSAKAQLDNLSYTSVSEMLAEKFHMDEGYLKALNPEANFSRPGTIIRVANVGAPVTRKVQRIVADKGRKQVRAYDEAGKLVVAYPATIGSAETPSPTGTHKVSRVAFNPNYTYNPKVNFKQGNNNRILTIPPGPNGPVGSIWIALDKPTYGIHGTPDPSKIGKTESHGCVRLTNWDAQELAKLVSVGVTVEFVE; this is translated from the coding sequence ATGCTCGGCAAGGTTTTCATGCTTTCGGCGCTGGTGGCTGGCCTTTCCGCGTCGGGGGCGCTGGCGTCGCAAACGGCCGGCGCGGCGCACGGGGCTGGCCAGGCCGTCGCCAGCCAGTCTGAAGACATTCTGCTGGCCCAGGCCGGCGACGTGGAAGTCTTTTACGACGGCAATGGCAATCGCGTCATCATCGACGCCTATACCGGCGAGATCATCGCCGTGCAGCCGCCGCGGCGCGTCCGCCCGATGAACCGGCAGGCGCAGCGCCGTGCGCTGCGCCTGCGGGAGCTGGACCGGGAAGAACGCTACTATCTCGACGATCCCGAGGACATGGAGCGCCTGCGCCGGCGCAAGCTCGGCGATTATCGTATCCTGCCGCCCCCCGTCGACGAATACGATTATCCCGACGCCCGCGAACCGTTCGTCGACGAATTCCCGCCGCCGCCGCGGCGACGCACATTGCCGGAACTCAGGGAGCAGCCGCCGCGGGTGGTCGAGCGCAAACCGGTCGAACGCGCGCCGCTCAACGAACCTGCCGATCCTTCGGCATCCGGTGAGACCATCGTCGTCGATCCGGCCGCGCCGCCGCCGATGAACTTCACGGCGCGCGAAGATGTCGCCGGTATCCAGGTATTGATGGACCGGACCGGCGCGTCGCCGGGCGTCATAGACGGCAAGTTCGGCTCCAATGTCGACAAGGCCTTCGACGCCTACCGCGAGATTACCGGAACCAATCTGCGGTCGACCGATTCGGCGGGCATCAAGGCGGCGCTGGCCGCGACCGGCGGCGATCCGTTCACCACCTACACGATCACCGCCGCCGACGCCGCGGGGCCGTTCGTCGCCTCGGTCCCGGAAGATTACAGCGCGAAGGCGCAACTCGACAATCTGAGCTACACCTCCGTTTCGGAAATGCTGGCGGAAAAATTCCATATGGACGAGGGCTACCTGAAGGCGCTCAACCCAGAGGCCAATTTCTCGCGGCCGGGCACCATCATCCGCGTCGCAAATGTCGGCGCTCCAGTCACCAGGAAGGTCCAGCGCATCGTTGCCGACAAGGGCCGCAAGCAGGTGCGCGCCTATGACGAGGCCGGCAAGCTCGTCGTCGCCTATCCGGCGACGATCGGCTCGGCGGAAACGCCTTCGCCGACCGGCACGCACAAGGTGTCGCGGGTCGCCTTCAACCCCAACTACACCTATAATCCGAAGGTGAATTTCAAGCAGGGCAACAACAACAGGATACTGACCATTCCGCCTGGCCCCAATGGACCGGTCGGCTCGATCTGGATCGCGCTGGACAAGCCGACCTACGGCATCCACGGCACACCCGATCCATCCAAGATCGGCAAGACCGAGAGCCACGGCTGCGTGCGCCTGACCAATTGGGACGCGCAGGAACTGGCCAAGCTGGTCAGCGTCGGCGTCACGGTCGAGTTCGTCGAATAA
- a CDS encoding MmcQ/YjbR family DNA-binding protein — translation MTLDDYNAFCGSLPFATHVVQWGGAHVWKVGGKVFAIAGSGDGEEPAVTFKCSEFAYEILREQPGCRPAPYLASRGMKWIQRRTGESMDDEALKDYVRESHGLIFRALPKRVRSQLGAVA, via the coding sequence ATGACTCTCGACGACTACAACGCCTTCTGCGGCTCGCTTCCCTTCGCGACCCATGTCGTCCAGTGGGGCGGCGCGCATGTCTGGAAGGTCGGCGGCAAGGTCTTCGCCATCGCCGGCTCGGGCGACGGAGAGGAACCGGCCGTCACCTTCAAATGCTCCGAGTTCGCCTACGAGATACTGAGGGAGCAGCCGGGCTGCCGTCCGGCGCCCTACCTTGCCTCGCGTGGCATGAAATGGATCCAGCGCCGGACAGGCGAAAGCATGGATGACGAAGCGTTGAAAGACTATGTCCGTGAAAGCCACGGCCTGATCTTCCGCGCGCTGCCGAAGCGCGTGCGAAGCCAGCTTGGCGCTGTGGCGTGA
- a CDS encoding ferritin-like domain-containing protein translates to MEAEYYLRGTTGMGIDAADAGSKPGDVVGGKQVSFETPAIGEFMQEVADNELAHVRFYRKTLGTDAVDRPAIDFDAGFKAVAEAAGLGPDFDPFGNETNFVLGGMLFEDVGVTAYAGAATVLKNKDFLAAAAGILAVEAYHMGMARSTLYRKGEEAWKAANAVSDARDKIDGSDDKDQGIQVDGKANIVPSTPDAIAFTRTPQEVLRIVYLTDKDGVSKGGFYPEGMNGTLKST, encoded by the coding sequence ATGGAGGCTGAATACTACCTCCGCGGCACCACCGGAATGGGCATCGACGCAGCCGATGCCGGGTCAAAACCCGGCGACGTCGTTGGTGGAAAGCAAGTCTCGTTCGAGACGCCGGCCATCGGCGAATTCATGCAGGAAGTCGCGGACAACGAACTCGCGCACGTCCGCTTCTACCGCAAGACGCTTGGAACGGACGCCGTTGACCGGCCAGCCATTGATTTCGATGCGGGCTTCAAAGCCGTCGCGGAAGCAGCGGGCCTCGGGCCGGATTTCGACCCCTTCGGCAACGAAACGAACTTTGTTCTCGGCGGGATGCTATTCGAGGACGTCGGCGTCACTGCCTATGCCGGTGCTGCGACAGTTCTGAAAAACAAAGACTTTCTCGCAGCCGCCGCAGGCATCCTGGCGGTCGAGGCCTACCACATGGGAATGGCGCGATCGACGCTTTACCGGAAGGGAGAGGAAGCCTGGAAGGCGGCCAACGCCGTCTCCGATGCCCGAGACAAAATCGACGGATCGGATGATAAGGACCAGGGGATCCAGGTGGACGGAAAAGCCAACATCGTTCCTTCAACGCCGGACGCAATCGCCTTCACCAGAACACCGCAGGAGGTGCTCCGGATCGTCTATCTCACCGACAAGGACGGAGTGAGCAAGGGCGGCTTCTATCCGGAAGGGATGAACGGCACGCTCAAAAGCACCTGA
- a CDS encoding twin-arginine translocation signal domain-containing protein: MNKDADVNHGSAAPSRVLSRRNFLKVSVTGAAIASAGGLAACMSRPMAAGKTTKALALYQGTPNRGERCAGCTHFEKPNGCEVVAGAISPNGWCRFHESLPARCNKLRSPASCLRGAWRRQPPRPERTLAGRRQGVCLGSGHDDAHADLNVRN; this comes from the coding sequence ATGAACAAAGATGCTGATGTGAACCACGGATCGGCAGCCCCATCCCGAGTGCTGTCTCGCCGCAATTTCCTAAAAGTCTCCGTGACCGGTGCGGCGATTGCCAGCGCCGGCGGCCTTGCAGCCTGTATGTCTCGACCGATGGCAGCCGGAAAGACAACCAAGGCGCTGGCGCTTTACCAGGGCACCCCAAATCGCGGCGAACGCTGCGCCGGATGTACTCACTTCGAAAAGCCGAACGGGTGCGAGGTTGTTGCCGGTGCAATCAGCCCAAATGGCTGGTGCCGTTTCCACGAGTCGCTGCCGGCTCGATGCAATAAGTTGCGGTCTCCCGCCTCATGTCTCAGGGGCGCATGGCGACGTCAGCCTCCACGTCCAGAGCGGACGTTGGCCGGCCGGCGGCAAGGCGTCTGCCTAGGGTCAGGTCACGACGATGCCCACGCCGACCTAAATGTCCGCAATTAA
- the clpB gene encoding ATP-dependent chaperone ClpB, which yields MDIEKYSERVRGFIQSAQTMALSRSHQQFTPEHILKVLVDDDEGLAASLIERAGGSVRDVKLGVEAALEAMPRVEGTNGQLYLAQPLAKVFSTAEELAKKAGDSFVTVERLLTALAVEKSAKSSEILSKAGVTAQALNQVINDIRKGRTADSASAEQSYDALKKYARDLTADARSGRLDPVIGRDDEIRRTIQVLSRRTKNNPVLIGEPGVGKTAIAEGLALRIVNGDVPESLKDKKLMALDMGALIAGAKYRGEFEERLKAVLSEVTSASGEIILFIDEMHTLVGAGKAEGAMDASNLLKPALARGELHCVGATTLDEYRKHVEKDAALARRFQPVFIDEPTVEDTVSILRGLKEKYEQHHKVRISDSALVSAATLSNRYIADRFLPDKAIDLVDEAASRLRMQVDSKPEALDEIDRRIMQLKIEREALKAEKDEASKDRLARLEKELAGLEEESSSITAAWASEKAKLGLAADLKRQLDEARNNLAIAQRNGEFQTAGELAYGRIPELERKLKEAEAHDGVGSMVEETVTPDHVAHIVSRWTGIPVDKMLQGERDKLLRMEDEIATRVIGQGEAVQAVSKAVRRSRAGLQDPNRPIGSFMFLGPTGVGKTELTKALAAFLFDDENAMVRIDMSEFMEKHSVARLVGAPPGYVGYEEGGTLTEAVRRRPYQVVLFDEIEKAHPDVFNVLLQVLDDGRLTDGQGRTVDFRNTLIIMTSNLGAEYLVALGEGEDVDKVRDEVMGVVRASFRPEFLNRVDEVILFHRLRREDMGKIVQIQLKRLERLLSDRKISIALDQDAIDWLAAKGYDPAYGARPLKRVMQKELQDPLAERILLGEILDGSTVKVTAGSDRLNFRAKAGEPAETEKAA from the coding sequence ATGGACATAGAGAAATATTCCGAACGGGTCCGGGGCTTCATCCAGTCCGCCCAGACCATGGCGCTTTCCCGCAGCCACCAGCAATTCACGCCCGAACACATCCTGAAAGTTCTCGTCGACGACGACGAGGGGCTCGCCGCATCGCTGATCGAGCGCGCCGGCGGCAGCGTGCGCGACGTCAAGCTCGGCGTCGAGGCCGCGCTGGAAGCCATGCCGCGCGTCGAGGGCACGAATGGCCAGCTTTACCTGGCGCAGCCGCTGGCCAAGGTGTTTTCCACCGCCGAAGAGCTGGCGAAGAAGGCCGGCGACAGCTTTGTCACGGTCGAGCGCCTGCTGACCGCGCTCGCTGTCGAAAAATCCGCGAAGTCCTCCGAGATCCTTTCCAAGGCCGGCGTCACCGCGCAGGCGCTCAACCAGGTCATCAACGACATACGCAAGGGCCGCACGGCCGATTCGGCGAGCGCCGAGCAGAGCTATGACGCGCTGAAGAAATACGCGCGCGATTTGACCGCGGATGCCAGGAGCGGCCGGCTCGACCCGGTCATCGGCCGCGACGACGAGATCCGCCGCACGATCCAGGTTCTCTCGCGCCGCACCAAGAACAATCCGGTGCTGATCGGCGAGCCCGGCGTCGGCAAGACGGCGATCGCCGAGGGCTTGGCGCTGCGCATCGTCAATGGCGATGTGCCCGAATCGCTCAAGGACAAGAAGCTGATGGCGCTCGACATGGGGGCGCTGATTGCTGGCGCGAAGTACCGCGGCGAGTTCGAGGAGCGGCTGAAGGCGGTCCTGTCGGAGGTCACCAGCGCCAGCGGCGAGATCATCCTGTTCATCGACGAGATGCACACTCTGGTCGGCGCCGGCAAGGCGGAAGGCGCGATGGACGCCTCGAACCTGCTCAAGCCGGCGCTGGCGCGCGGCGAACTCCATTGCGTCGGCGCGACCACGCTCGACGAATACCGCAAGCATGTCGAAAAGGACGCGGCGCTCGCCCGCCGCTTCCAGCCGGTGTTCATCGACGAACCGACGGTCGAGGACACGGTCTCCATCCTGCGCGGCCTCAAGGAGAAGTACGAGCAGCATCACAAGGTGCGGATTTCCGATTCGGCGTTGGTGAGCGCCGCAACGCTCTCCAACCGCTACATCGCCGACCGCTTCCTGCCCGACAAGGCCATCGACCTCGTGGACGAGGCGGCGTCGCGGCTGAGGATGCAGGTCGATTCGAAGCCCGAAGCGCTCGACGAGATCGACCGCCGCATCATGCAGCTCAAGATCGAGCGCGAGGCGCTGAAGGCCGAGAAGGACGAGGCGTCGAAGGATCGGCTCGCGCGGCTGGAGAAGGAACTGGCCGGGCTGGAAGAGGAATCGAGCTCGATCACGGCGGCCTGGGCGTCGGAAAAGGCCAAGCTCGGGCTCGCCGCCGATCTCAAGCGCCAGCTCGACGAGGCCCGGAACAATCTCGCCATCGCCCAGCGCAATGGCGAGTTCCAGACCGCGGGCGAACTCGCCTATGGCCGCATTCCCGAGCTGGAGCGCAAGCTCAAGGAAGCCGAAGCGCATGACGGCGTGGGCTCGATGGTCGAGGAGACCGTCACGCCCGACCACGTCGCGCACATCGTCTCGCGCTGGACCGGCATTCCGGTCGACAAGATGCTGCAGGGCGAGCGCGACAAGCTCCTGCGCATGGAGGACGAGATCGCGACCCGCGTGATCGGGCAGGGCGAGGCGGTGCAGGCCGTGTCGAAGGCCGTGCGACGCTCCCGCGCCGGTCTGCAGGACCCCAACCGGCCGATCGGCTCGTTCATGTTCCTTGGGCCCACAGGCGTAGGCAAGACCGAACTGACCAAGGCGCTGGCCGCCTTCCTGTTCGACGACGAGAACGCCATGGTGCGCATCGACATGTCGGAGTTCATGGAGAAGCATTCGGTCGCCCGCCTAGTCGGTGCGCCTCCCGGCTATGTTGGCTATGAGGAAGGCGGCACGCTGACCGAGGCGGTGCGGCGCCGGCCCTATCAGGTCGTGCTTTTCGACGAGATCGAGAAGGCGCATCCGGACGTGTTCAACGTGCTGCTGCAGGTGCTCGACGATGGCCGGCTGACCGACGGGCAGGGTCGCACGGTCGATTTCCGCAACACGCTGATCATCATGACCTCCAATCTCGGCGCCGAATATCTGGTCGCGCTGGGCGAGGGCGAGGATGTCGACAAGGTCCGAGACGAGGTCATGGGGGTTGTGCGGGCTTCCTTCCGTCCGGAGTTTTTGAACCGCGTCGACGAGGTCATCCTGTTCCATCGCCTGCGCCGCGAGGACATGGGCAAGATCGTGCAGATCCAGCTGAAGCGGCTCGAAAGGCTTCTTTCCGACCGCAAGATCAGCATCGCGCTGGACCAGGACGCGATCGACTGGCTGGCCGCCAAGGGCTACGACCCCGCCTATGGCGCGCGGCCCCTGAAGCGCGTCATGCAGAAGGAACTGCAGGATCCGCTCGCCGAGCGCATTCTGCTGGGCGAGATCCTCGACGGCTCGACCGTGAAGGTGACCGCCGGCTCCGACCGGCTGAACTTCCGGGCCAAGGCCGGGGAACCGGCGGAGACGGAGAAAGCGGCGTAA
- a CDS encoding DUF4167 domain-containing protein, with protein MRPQQQNRRMRGRGNNGGGNNNNPNRKGPNPLTRNYESNGPDVKIRGSAQQIAEKYTTLARDAQSSGDRVMAENYLQHAEHYNRIIAAAQAQMPIQQVQHSRDDFSDDQDEDREEFENVANVGNTAQANAASEAQSQPAPSPVAPISNGSGPQPVIDGTPAEVALNSEAAGAPNGGGRRERRPHTPRPPRQEASPAAEAASPEAPQANSDEGEQNAAAPRRGRRPRRGERRPDQAAEAGSGGNEPAGDADQAAPAPEASGGDAALAPVES; from the coding sequence ATGAGGCCACAACAGCAGAACAGGCGCATGCGCGGTCGCGGCAATAATGGCGGCGGCAACAACAACAATCCCAACCGCAAGGGACCCAACCCCCTGACGCGCAATTACGAGAGCAACGGACCGGACGTGAAAATCCGCGGTTCGGCTCAGCAGATCGCCGAAAAATACACCACGCTGGCCCGCGATGCCCAGAGTTCCGGCGACCGCGTGATGGCGGAGAACTATCTCCAGCACGCCGAGCATTACAACCGCATCATCGCAGCCGCCCAGGCGCAGATGCCGATCCAGCAGGTGCAGCACAGCCGCGACGACTTCAGCGACGACCAGGACGAGGATCGCGAAGAGTTCGAGAATGTCGCCAACGTCGGCAACACAGCGCAGGCCAATGCCGCCAGCGAGGCGCAGTCCCAGCCCGCTCCGTCGCCTGTCGCGCCGATAAGCAATGGTTCGGGCCCGCAGCCGGTTATCGACGGCACTCCGGCCGAAGTCGCCCTGAACTCGGAAGCCGCCGGCGCGCCGAATGGCGGCGGACGCCGCGAGCGCCGCCCGCATACGCCGCGCCCGCCTCGCCAGGAGGCAAGCCCCGCTGCGGAAGCTGCTTCTCCCGAGGCTCCCCAGGCGAATAGCGACGAAGGCGAGCAGAATGCGGCGGCTCCGCGCCGTGGTCGCCGGCCGCGCCGCGGCGAGCGCCGTCCCGATCAGGCCGCGGAAGCGGGCTCGGGCGGCAATGAACCCGCAGGCGATGCCGACCAGGCTGCTCCCGCGCCGGAAGCTTCCGGCGGCGATGCCGCTCTGGCCCCTGTCGAGAGCTGA
- the prmC gene encoding peptide chain release factor N(5)-glutamine methyltransferase: MAEPPQTTLGGLLRDARLRLIQAGVDDAGLEARLLVEHFTGTTRTEAMTAPERPVDRAMAEAVLAAVARRTAGEPAHRILGHREFYGLDLLLSPETLEPRPDTETLVEAMLPIISTTAARKGECRFLDLGTGTGAIALALLSKVERAVGTGVDISEDALETATLNARRLGLAERFTPLRSDWFANIFEQYDAIVSNPPYIPTKHIDSLQADVRDFDPHRALDGGEDGLDAYRLISDGAARCLAAGGTIGVEIGYDQKDAVTRIFHLAGYRLIDAVRDLAGNDRVLMFQESRQQDA, encoded by the coding sequence ATGGCTGAGCCGCCGCAGACCACGCTCGGCGGGCTGCTGCGCGATGCGCGTTTGCGCCTTATACAAGCCGGCGTGGACGATGCGGGGCTCGAGGCTCGGCTGCTCGTGGAACACTTCACCGGCACGACCCGGACTGAGGCGATGACGGCGCCTGAGCGGCCGGTGGACCGCGCAATGGCGGAGGCGGTATTGGCGGCGGTGGCGCGCCGCACTGCCGGCGAGCCTGCGCACAGAATTCTCGGTCACCGCGAATTCTACGGCCTCGACCTTCTGCTTTCGCCCGAAACGCTGGAGCCGCGGCCGGATACCGAGACGCTGGTCGAAGCCATGCTGCCCATCATCTCGACGACGGCTGCGCGCAAGGGCGAATGCCGCTTTCTCGACCTCGGCACGGGCACCGGCGCCATCGCGCTCGCCCTGCTGAGCAAAGTCGAACGCGCGGTCGGGACCGGCGTCGACATTTCCGAAGATGCGCTTGAAACGGCGACGCTGAATGCCCGGCGCCTCGGGCTCGCAGAACGCTTCACGCCGCTTCGCTCCGACTGGTTCGCAAATATTTTCGAACAGTACGATGCAATAGTCTCGAACCCTCCCTATATACCGACCAAGCATATTGACAGTTTGCAGGCTGACGTGCGTGATTTCGATCCGCACAGAGCGTTGGATGGCGGCGAAGACGGGCTCGATGCCTATCGTCTGATATCGGACGGCGCGGCCCGGTGCCTTGCAGCAGGCGGAACCATCGGCGTCGAAATCGGTTATGACCAGAAGGACGCCGTAACGCGCATTTTTCACCTGGCAGGATATCGGTTGATAGACGCCGTGCGGGATCTCGCAGGAAATGACCGCGTCCTTATGTTCCAGGAAAGCAGGCAGCAAGACGCTTAA